In one window of Leptospira sp. GIMC2001 DNA:
- a CDS encoding cytochrome-c peroxidase, with translation MDGNLAALSSEEKVGLQLFMDVGCTNCHNGNLLGGRNFGKVDSIYSYNPNDLGRFEFTGNESDKYFFKIPSLRNVVLTQPYFHDGSVQTIQEAVNRMNAYNLNRQLDRSEINTIISFLNALSDKAKVTR, from the coding sequence ATGGATGGGAACTTAGCGGCACTAAGTTCCGAAGAAAAAGTTGGACTTCAACTATTTATGGATGTAGGTTGTACAAATTGTCACAATGGCAATTTATTGGGTGGACGAAACTTTGGAAAAGTTGATAGTATTTATTCTTATAATCCAAATGATCTGGGTCGTTTTGAATTTACGGGTAATGAATCCGATAAATATTTTTTTAAAATTCCTTCGCTCCGAAATGTAGTTTTGACTCAACCATATTTTCATGATGGTAGTGTGCAAACGATTCAGGAAGCTGTGAATAGAATGAATGCGTACAATTTGAACCGTCAATTGGACAGATCGGAAATCAATACAATCATTTCGTTTTTGAATGCACTTTCGGACAAAGCAAAGGTCACAAGATAA
- a CDS encoding prohibitin family protein: protein MEKSNLVILFAVVANFSCAFAVIQEGTVGIRRDFGKQSNEVLDPGFHAYNMFSTTILRAPISTTNIEVKLSLPSQEGLNILSEISILYHVVKMSAPKLLAEVGESYEETIIVSVFRSAAADVTANFLAKDMHSGKRYEIETKIQERMNELLNKRGVVIESVLLKSISLPSGLASSVEQKLQAEQDAERMKYILRQEKLEAERRRIEAEGTREAQRILSQGLSPEIIQLRSIEAFKELAKSPNAKVIITDGKTPFLINEDK, encoded by the coding sequence ATGGAAAAATCTAATTTAGTGATTTTATTTGCAGTAGTTGCCAATTTCAGTTGTGCTTTTGCTGTTATCCAAGAAGGAACGGTCGGAATCAGAAGAGATTTTGGTAAGCAATCCAATGAAGTTCTAGACCCAGGCTTTCATGCGTACAATATGTTCAGTACTACTATATTGCGCGCACCTATCAGTACGACAAATATAGAAGTAAAATTATCTCTGCCAAGCCAAGAAGGTTTGAATATCCTTTCGGAAATTTCTATTCTCTATCATGTTGTGAAAATGTCGGCTCCGAAACTACTGGCTGAAGTTGGTGAAAGTTATGAAGAGACGATTATTGTATCTGTCTTTCGTTCCGCAGCAGCAGACGTTACTGCTAATTTTCTTGCGAAAGACATGCATTCTGGTAAACGTTATGAGATCGAAACAAAAATTCAAGAGCGTATGAATGAACTTTTGAACAAGAGAGGAGTTGTAATCGAATCTGTTTTGTTAAAAAGTATTTCCCTTCCTTCAGGACTTGCGTCATCGGTTGAACAGAAATTGCAAGCTGAGCAAGATGCGGAGCGAATGAAATACATTCTTCGTCAAGAAAAACTTGAGGCAGAGAGAAGACGAATTGAAGCGGAAGGAACCAGAGAGGCTCAGAGAATATTGTCGCAAGGCTTGAGCCCAGAAATCATTCAGCTTCGAAGTATTGAAGCGTTTAAGGAATTAGCCAAATCTCCCAACGCCAAAGTAATCATAACTGATGGAAAAACTCCATTTCTCATCAACGAAGATAAATGA
- the pgsW gene encoding poly-gamma-glutamate system protein — protein MIHIYWRTAREFKAPLVAISLIAIALLFGVEKLLITKQQIFYQEKLKASKLALRMMNRIHEENMLHGRIAKMEFDPAQSGLIGLSLSDVTSNVGYIQSKKTSINPNFAAVIIQLLIKANVQPGDRVAVGMSGSFPAINIAVLSAIEVMELKPFIISSASSSQWGANHPSFIWLDMEKILYSENYITSRTNIASLGGVEDRALGMSERSKKLLNDGIKRSNLPMFNILNFEDGVNQRMNAYAKASDIHQYKAYINIGGGSLSVGTSIGKKIFKPGLIKRIPEGGFDVDSVILRFLREDIPVINLIQIETLAKRYGLPIAPKTTPKPGEGKIFSKKEYNLWLTAIALFIIVILLYLFRKKEVTDTEIIL, from the coding sequence ATGATTCATATTTATTGGCGGACTGCTCGAGAATTTAAAGCTCCATTGGTTGCTATATCCCTGATAGCGATTGCGCTTCTTTTTGGTGTTGAGAAATTATTGATCACCAAGCAGCAAATTTTTTACCAAGAAAAATTGAAAGCATCTAAGCTTGCTTTAAGAATGATGAACCGAATTCATGAAGAGAATATGCTTCATGGTAGAATTGCCAAAATGGAATTTGATCCAGCACAATCGGGCCTCATAGGTTTATCATTATCTGATGTAACAAGTAATGTTGGATACATCCAATCGAAGAAAACGAGCATCAATCCAAATTTTGCAGCTGTCATTATACAATTGTTGATTAAGGCGAATGTTCAGCCTGGAGATAGAGTAGCTGTCGGAATGTCTGGATCTTTCCCAGCGATTAATATTGCAGTTTTATCTGCAATAGAAGTGATGGAATTGAAACCTTTTATTATTTCCTCTGCTTCGTCTTCGCAATGGGGAGCAAACCATCCAAGTTTTATATGGCTTGACATGGAGAAAATTTTGTATTCAGAAAATTACATTACGTCCAGAACCAATATTGCAAGTTTAGGAGGAGTTGAAGACAGAGCTTTGGGCATGTCGGAACGAAGCAAAAAATTATTGAATGATGGAATTAAAAGATCTAATCTACCTATGTTTAATATATTGAATTTTGAAGATGGAGTGAATCAACGTATGAATGCATATGCTAAGGCGTCTGATATTCATCAATACAAAGCATATATCAATATTGGAGGAGGGAGTTTGTCAGTTGGAACGAGCATTGGTAAAAAAATATTCAAACCAGGTTTGATAAAAAGAATTCCAGAAGGTGGGTTCGATGTAGACTCAGTGATTCTGCGATTTCTTCGGGAAGATATACCTGTTATAAACTTAATTCAGATAGAGACTCTAGCAAAAAGATATGGATTACCAATTGCACCGAAGACTACACCAAAGCCCGGAGAAGGAAAAATATTTAGTAAAAAAGAATACAATCTCTGGCTTACGGCAATCGCTCTTTTCATAATTGTAATTCTATTGTATCTTTTTAGAAAAAAAGAAGTTACAGATACTGAAATAATTTTGTGA
- a CDS encoding transglutaminase domain-containing protein has product MMRSRFFNLFQMNKLNTIIVFFLIQAPNAVLAQPNYQRALESMQQGLPKEALVEINQAISTDRNNDNFLAYRAFILRHLDRNEEALSDIKTAIKLNNQEGWYFIEATLISHRIGYLNFAKKYVNRALEFGAVALGSDNYDYALKMHDELQDYDYELDLKFDPKNPDLEYESDGLLKIIVPSAGYPYQDSNYSITGATIAKKEKVYDTEYIFLKPTSNSISIKMKIRKKAYSYIPLFKNYKPNKKFTKSVSKYLGDSPRMNLQSQNLKSVANSLKGSNDLSTIHNTLNWVNQNMIKLDHVPTWNSIEDLLREKKIECGTGSFTVIALLRSNGIPARQVWGPIDNKIPVGFLKGHVWTEVFLNRIGWVPVEQFDSNTLGQLPISYIRMATHSDHLYENRPLSNMIKIMNHDKYGDIIPYKRNKIN; this is encoded by the coding sequence ATGATGAGATCACGATTTTTTAATTTGTTTCAAATGAATAAATTGAATACAATCATCGTTTTTTTTCTGATTCAAGCACCTAATGCAGTGTTGGCGCAACCAAATTACCAGAGAGCCCTTGAATCTATGCAGCAAGGTTTACCTAAAGAGGCTTTAGTTGAGATCAATCAAGCGATCTCTACTGACAGAAACAATGACAATTTCCTGGCTTATCGTGCATTTATCTTGCGGCATCTTGATCGGAATGAGGAAGCATTATCTGATATAAAAACGGCAATCAAGTTAAACAATCAGGAAGGCTGGTATTTTATAGAAGCTACATTGATTTCTCATAGAATCGGATACTTAAATTTTGCAAAAAAATATGTTAACCGTGCTTTAGAATTTGGTGCAGTTGCCTTAGGTTCAGATAATTACGATTATGCACTTAAGATGCATGATGAATTGCAGGATTATGATTATGAACTCGATTTGAAATTTGATCCTAAGAATCCAGACCTTGAGTATGAATCTGATGGTTTGCTTAAAATAATAGTTCCATCTGCAGGATATCCGTATCAAGACTCGAACTATTCGATTACCGGAGCGACAATTGCAAAAAAAGAAAAAGTGTATGATACTGAATATATTTTTTTGAAACCGACTTCCAATTCAATATCTATTAAGATGAAAATCAGAAAGAAAGCTTATTCTTATATTCCGCTATTCAAAAATTATAAGCCCAATAAAAAATTTACTAAATCTGTTTCTAAATATTTAGGAGATTCTCCTCGAATGAATCTCCAGTCTCAGAATTTGAAATCCGTAGCGAATTCCTTAAAGGGTTCAAATGATCTAAGCACCATACATAACACTCTGAATTGGGTGAATCAGAATATGATTAAATTGGATCATGTTCCCACTTGGAATAGCATCGAAGATCTATTGAGAGAAAAAAAGATTGAATGTGGCACGGGCAGCTTTACTGTCATAGCTCTGTTGAGATCGAATGGTATTCCTGCAAGACAAGTTTGGGGTCCAATAGATAACAAGATTCCCGTAGGATTTCTAAAAGGTCACGTATGGACCGAAGTTTTTCTCAATAGGATTGGCTGGGTTCCAGTTGAACAATTTGATTCGAATACATTGGGTCAGCTTCCGATATCTTACATTCGCATGGCTACTCATAGCGATCATCTTTATGAGAATCGACCTCTTTCAAATATGATAAAAATTATGAATCATGATAAATATGGAGATATAATCCCTTACAAAAGAAATAAAATAAATTGA
- a CDS encoding tetratricopeptide repeat protein yields MKFFLLSLVMIISMGHLSAGEDDQRNDETALYLYPNEAIKKEEMNLLDSDSRLKLDSDTGIAAPWNPEEPGDGEGPKDLDTKIAEADGLLKRYYSQFLGEKRIWEDKSRGSKYSTKNEQNEVRLLIDELNHIDSESFLIRDSEIIYKLHRRLAGLYEERENFTQSIRHYRASLRYRNFTNTEEAFLNEKKWNEILDDGSVESRNKHKLAKLSYEQAKLDYEDNKKEIHRLGSDFSQGKMNFARYQEAKKTSELNLGKRKENLDQAEKNYQDSMIENFEPARKTQSREDATTYYNLANLIRKVEEKNKERFKIINKASFVGKGIFVLFDYKRNTDFYAYEYLLEKSHRLDPSYPEPIREVANQFKIDGKKIKAIDYYNKYVDLVRKENPNLDEDMNEEIADVYLNIAILNSDIKRKVIASQYYDLFLNTTKDQEKKNRMYYELGRFNEKVIGNLIKSNEYYQMWLNTNPSEPDREAIAYYGISLRNRQDKREDKEEASLIQALNRARNLREELNTINKEIIDIEREMNQFKRTLVITTEDESLARFRILQIQLEDKNIEKDKLVAKYKSIPYSRIVLRLAEIAELQKRYDQAKEYYRDVIDIGTESEVGFSLRSIKRVEKTQSDGIMREKEKLY; encoded by the coding sequence ATGAAGTTTTTTCTGCTTTCTTTGGTTATGATTATTTCAATGGGACATCTGAGCGCAGGCGAAGATGATCAGCGAAATGATGAAACTGCTCTTTATTTATATCCAAATGAAGCAATAAAAAAGGAAGAAATGAACCTCTTGGACTCGGATTCCAGGCTCAAATTGGATTCCGACACGGGAATTGCAGCTCCTTGGAATCCGGAAGAACCTGGCGATGGTGAAGGGCCAAAAGACCTGGATACAAAAATCGCTGAGGCAGACGGACTTCTCAAAAGATACTACAGTCAGTTTCTAGGTGAGAAACGAATCTGGGAAGATAAATCTCGCGGATCTAAATATTCAACCAAAAATGAACAGAATGAAGTTCGTTTGTTGATCGATGAACTCAATCATATCGATAGTGAATCTTTCCTAATTCGGGATTCGGAAATAATTTATAAACTCCATCGAAGGCTTGCTGGATTGTATGAAGAGAGGGAAAATTTCACTCAATCCATTCGTCACTATCGAGCGTCACTCAGATATAGAAATTTCACTAACACAGAAGAAGCTTTCTTGAATGAAAAGAAATGGAATGAAATCTTGGATGATGGATCCGTTGAATCAAGGAACAAACATAAGTTAGCAAAATTAAGTTACGAACAAGCTAAATTAGATTATGAAGATAATAAAAAAGAAATACATAGATTAGGATCTGACTTTTCCCAAGGGAAAATGAATTTTGCAAGATACCAAGAAGCTAAAAAAACATCGGAATTGAATCTTGGCAAAAGAAAGGAAAATCTTGATCAAGCAGAAAAAAATTACCAAGATTCTATGATTGAGAATTTTGAACCAGCTAGAAAAACACAATCTCGTGAAGATGCAACGACGTACTACAATCTAGCAAATCTCATTCGCAAAGTTGAAGAGAAGAATAAGGAAAGATTCAAAATCATCAACAAAGCGTCTTTTGTTGGGAAAGGAATTTTTGTATTATTTGATTATAAAAGAAATACAGATTTCTATGCTTATGAATATTTGTTGGAAAAGTCTCATCGCCTTGATCCAAGTTATCCTGAACCGATTCGAGAAGTTGCAAATCAATTTAAAATTGATGGAAAAAAGATCAAAGCTATTGATTACTATAACAAATATGTCGATCTAGTTCGCAAAGAAAATCCGAATCTCGATGAAGATATGAACGAAGAAATTGCAGATGTATATTTGAACATTGCGATCCTCAATTCAGATATAAAAAGGAAAGTAATCGCATCTCAATACTATGATCTTTTCCTTAACACAACAAAAGACCAAGAAAAGAAGAACAGAATGTACTATGAATTAGGAAGATTCAATGAAAAAGTTATTGGAAACCTAATAAAATCCAACGAATACTATCAAATGTGGTTGAATACCAATCCGTCCGAGCCAGACCGTGAGGCTATAGCATACTATGGAATTTCGCTCAGAAATCGCCAAGACAAACGTGAAGATAAAGAAGAAGCATCGCTAATCCAAGCTCTGAATCGAGCAAGAAATCTTCGTGAAGAATTGAACACAATCAATAAAGAAATTATTGATATAGAAAGAGAAATGAACCAATTCAAACGCACGCTTGTGATTACCACTGAAGATGAATCGCTTGCAAGATTTAGAATATTACAAATTCAATTGGAAGATAAGAATATCGAGAAGGATAAATTAGTCGCGAAATATAAATCCATTCCTTATTCAAGAATTGTTCTTAGACTCGCCGAGATTGCAGAATTACAAAAACGCTACGACCAAGCTAAAGAATACTACAGAGATGTGATAGACATTGGAACGGAAAGCGAAGTTGGATTCTCACTGAGAAGCATCAAGAGAGTAGAGAAGACACAATCGGATGGCATCATGAGAGAAAAAGAAAAATTGTATTAA
- the pgsC gene encoding poly-gamma-glutamate biosynthesis protein PgsC, with protein MNVLILSIGLGLVISLLFSELFGLVAGGLIVPGYFALKLNQPLSIIVTIAIAFATFAISKLLSSFLILYGKRRTVFMIILGFFIGMLVDYFFVSWEDAEPIGYILPGLIAIWLDRQGIVETISTLIIVSIVIRLMLILIVGEDIQAL; from the coding sequence ATGAATGTACTTATACTATCGATTGGACTTGGTTTGGTGATTAGTCTGCTGTTCTCTGAATTATTTGGATTGGTTGCCGGTGGTCTAATCGTTCCTGGATATTTTGCACTAAAATTGAATCAGCCATTGAGTATAATCGTTACAATAGCAATTGCCTTTGCTACTTTTGCAATTTCTAAATTGCTATCTAGTTTTCTAATTCTATATGGCAAAAGAAGAACTGTCTTTATGATAATACTTGGTTTTTTTATTGGAATGCTAGTGGATTATTTTTTTGTTAGTTGGGAAGATGCGGAACCCATCGGTTATATACTACCGGGATTGATAGCAATATGGCTTGATCGGCAAGGAATAGTCGAGACAATTTCAACATTGATCATTGTATCTATTGTAATTAGATTAATGCTAATCTTGATCGTAGGTGAGGATATTCAAGCATTATGA
- a CDS encoding N-formylglutamate amidohydrolase: MKEIVLIFTCEHYSNSIPTEYRSLFKGKEDILKTHRAWDIGAPIVLDRLTRVFGETPWQADISRLIVDLNRSEGHKNLFSEFTKPLPKQEKISILDYYYYPYRERFESEIVKLTKTFKKVVHIAIHTFTPELNNEIRNAEIGILYDPSHKIEAEFCKIWTQNLKHHNQNHLRIRSNYPYHGKSNSLPTYLRRKYRNYIGIELELNQSLFSLNGKQIIDRKVIDILVNSIQDNLENYKLIDK, encoded by the coding sequence ATGAAAGAAATAGTTCTCATTTTTACATGTGAACACTACAGCAATTCTATTCCAACTGAATATAGAAGTCTATTTAAAGGAAAAGAGGATATCCTAAAAACACATAGAGCTTGGGATATTGGAGCACCAATTGTTCTAGATCGCCTAACTCGAGTGTTCGGTGAGACTCCATGGCAAGCAGACATTTCAAGATTGATTGTTGATCTCAATCGGTCGGAAGGCCACAAAAATTTATTTTCAGAATTCACTAAGCCTTTGCCTAAGCAAGAGAAAATTTCGATATTAGATTATTATTATTATCCATATAGAGAAAGATTTGAATCAGAAATTGTAAAACTTACAAAAACTTTCAAGAAAGTGGTTCATATTGCAATACATACATTTACACCTGAATTGAACAATGAGATTCGAAATGCAGAGATCGGCATATTATATGATCCAAGTCACAAAATTGAAGCTGAGTTTTGTAAAATCTGGACGCAAAATCTGAAGCATCATAATCAAAACCATTTACGTATTCGATCCAATTATCCTTATCATGGAAAATCAAATAGTTTACCAACTTATTTAAGAAGGAAGTATAGAAATTACATAGGGATTGAACTAGAACTCAATCAATCTTTATTTTCTTTGAATGGTAAACAAATTATCGATAGAAAAGTTATTGATATTTTGGTAAATTCCATTCAAGATAATCTTGAGAATTATAAGCTAATCGATAAATAA
- a CDS encoding LIC_13355 family lipoprotein yields MKIANISNRILMLGVFIFMIACGVEKDENQDDLIALLALSQTINNPSQNTNCPPASLPSDIPIANTVVSAGSTIANFNDSSKAVNGICGAGETSGSFDVYALNLTGTGSSLVLSWGGKTVKNVAGIDFVVYENAFKLSDTSDRYAFDPTVVQVSNDGTIYCGFDLSGFNGSTADSNKIGSWPGFGGLRPVLYNMVSRTFTLSQLFTSSGNGFLVGGGDGFDLDNLTDNDAQNAACNTVAKNNIQSNGFKFIKMISATAVTNPATGNGYTYPHAFTNGPDIDGVVARSVE; encoded by the coding sequence ATGAAAATTGCGAATATTTCAAATAGAATACTTATGCTCGGTGTATTCATATTTATGATTGCCTGTGGAGTAGAAAAGGATGAGAATCAAGATGATTTGATCGCTCTACTTGCACTCTCTCAAACTATAAACAATCCATCACAAAATACGAATTGTCCGCCTGCAAGTTTGCCAAGTGATATTCCAATAGCTAATACGGTTGTATCGGCCGGTTCTACGATCGCAAATTTCAATGACTCCTCAAAAGCGGTTAATGGAATATGTGGAGCAGGAGAAACTTCTGGATCTTTCGATGTTTATGCACTGAATCTTACGGGAACTGGTTCTTCTCTGGTCTTATCATGGGGTGGTAAAACCGTTAAAAATGTTGCAGGCATTGATTTTGTAGTTTATGAAAATGCATTTAAGCTAAGTGATACGAGTGATCGTTATGCGTTTGATCCAACGGTTGTCCAAGTTTCTAATGATGGAACAATCTATTGTGGCTTTGATTTGAGCGGATTCAACGGATCAACAGCGGATAGTAATAAAATTGGTTCTTGGCCTGGTTTCGGTGGATTGCGTCCAGTTCTGTACAATATGGTTTCCAGAACTTTCACTCTTTCTCAACTCTTTACATCAAGTGGTAATGGCTTTCTCGTTGGAGGCGGTGACGGTTTTGATCTAGACAACCTAACAGATAACGATGCACAGAATGCAGCGTGCAATACTGTAGCAAAGAATAATATTCAATCAAATGGATTTAAATTTATTAAAATGATATCAGCGACTGCAGTTACCAATCCTGCAACAGGAAATGGTTATACATATCCGCATGCATTTACCAATGGACCAGATATAGACGGGGTTGTAGCAAGATCGGTTGAGTAA
- the pgsB gene encoding poly-gamma-glutamate synthase PgsB: MNLILILGLLIILLIVIGTLERYLHKRKLNKIPIRIHVNGTRGKSSVTRLIAAGLRANGIRTLAKTTGTLPRMILPNGKEQSIYRITRPNIIEQRNVVSYANAMDVGAIVIECMALQPNLQWVSERYLIAATHTVITNIREDHLEIMGPTERDVAYALAGSTPIGGWLFLGGSKYEEIYSMSCKDRKTKLVVVDDDAASSVDDSIVQSFPYIEHKENIAIAMRVLASLGCDPIKSIEGMINSTPDPGAMTVATVEYFDKTIHFVNGFAANDPYSSRKVLDKSREMFSEYTKFILIVNLRRDRADHTQQLSKEISSWTNIDAIIVIGEGSDFFIKNFIRPDSEELPIHILGEVSTNEIFESILSCSGKINIVLGIGNIAGLGLELTKFFEHRKKGNILQ, from the coding sequence ATGAATCTAATATTGATTTTGGGATTATTGATTATTTTATTAATTGTTATTGGAACTCTGGAAAGATATTTACACAAAAGAAAACTCAACAAAATCCCCATTCGAATCCATGTTAATGGAACCCGAGGCAAATCAAGTGTAACTCGATTGATTGCTGCAGGTCTCCGAGCAAATGGAATTCGAACTCTTGCTAAGACAACTGGAACTCTTCCTAGAATGATTCTTCCAAATGGGAAAGAACAATCGATATATAGAATTACACGACCCAATATTATTGAACAGAGAAATGTGGTATCATACGCGAATGCAATGGATGTAGGAGCAATAGTAATTGAATGTATGGCATTGCAACCCAATTTGCAATGGGTGTCCGAGAGATACTTAATTGCAGCGACACATACTGTTATTACAAATATTCGTGAGGATCATCTGGAAATTATGGGTCCCACGGAACGTGATGTAGCTTATGCTCTAGCTGGATCAACGCCTATTGGTGGTTGGCTTTTCTTAGGTGGTTCAAAATACGAAGAAATATATTCGATGAGTTGTAAGGATAGAAAGACTAAATTAGTTGTAGTAGATGATGACGCCGCGAGCTCAGTGGATGATTCCATTGTTCAGAGTTTTCCATACATAGAACATAAAGAAAATATTGCGATTGCTATGCGAGTACTCGCATCCCTTGGTTGCGATCCTATCAAATCGATAGAAGGTATGATAAATAGCACTCCTGATCCTGGTGCTATGACTGTCGCGACGGTTGAGTATTTTGATAAAACGATACATTTTGTAAATGGCTTTGCTGCCAATGATCCATATTCTTCAAGGAAGGTCCTTGATAAAAGCCGTGAAATGTTTTCTGAATATACAAAATTTATTCTAATTGTAAATTTGCGGAGAGACCGTGCGGATCATACGCAACAATTATCCAAAGAGATTTCTAGTTGGACCAATATAGATGCAATTATAGTTATTGGCGAAGGAAGTGATTTTTTTATAAAAAATTTCATTCGTCCGGATAGTGAGGAATTACCGATTCACATATTGGGTGAAGTCTCTACGAATGAAATTTTTGAGTCGATATTGAGTTGTTCAGGCAAAATCAATATAGTGCTTGGAATTGGAAATATTGCAGGACTCGGACTAGAACTTACAAAATTTTTCGAACATAGAAAGAAAGGAAATATTCTGCAATGA
- a CDS encoding adenylate/guanylate cyclase domain-containing protein, whose translation MIERYLVDSEYSYSVKIKIGIHSGSSLAVNSNDKLDYFGTTVNKAARIQGLAEGGEIVMETKWDDDDLPVHEGFERIKFQSELKGIKGDQNLVRWKLT comes from the coding sequence TTGATTGAACGGTATTTAGTTGATTCGGAATATTCTTATTCTGTAAAAATTAAAATTGGAATTCATTCTGGTTCAAGTCTTGCAGTGAATTCAAATGATAAGTTAGATTATTTTGGAACAACCGTTAATAAAGCTGCGAGAATCCAAGGATTGGCAGAAGGAGGGGAGATTGTCATGGAGACTAAATGGGATGACGATGATCTTCCTGTTCATGAAGGATTTGAAAGAATTAAATTCCAAAGTGAACTCAAGGGAATTAAAGGGGATCAGAATTTAGTTAGGTGGAAATTGACCTAA